One window of the Triticum dicoccoides isolate Atlit2015 ecotype Zavitan chromosome 3B, WEW_v2.0, whole genome shotgun sequence genome contains the following:
- the LOC119278158 gene encoding F-box/FBD/LRR-repeat protein At1g13570-like, producing MEAAMAEFQSLMSLGPVCAVANEFLRNQTVRNEYEAEEQCDRLFHPTQYDMPVNRLASAAAARFFALPPDDDVDRVSRLPDALLRDVVSRLPVKDAARTAALSRRWRGVWRSAPLVLADADLLPDTSAVSRVLEAHPGPFRCVHLTSTRAEGFHGLLTRWLRLLAAKGIQELVLVNARWPLDYFLPANLLGLTSLTRLYLGMWRFPDTAGLRRATCFPNLRDLGLCHVLVERRDLDFILDRSPVLETLCVQGNVLKLRIRLVSQSLRCVQVIGCFIEEIFVLDAPNLERFIYSDAWHPVGNCTTTVKIGHAPKLHLLGYLALDPRKHVLDVGNNIIKPGTGMSPSTMLPGVKILALEVPFAVRNDVKMIPNVLRCFPNVETLHIMSGKTDQSTGKVNLKFWLESGTIECIESRIKLLVFHGFQGDRSELAFLKFFFESALALEEAVVLLAADPTDEMIRKVVFLKYMERASEASILSVGRSGPRGFAQSARRGSDFSLGDPFANYCCSDLYRMSSPRPLYLC from the exons atggaggcggCCATGGCGGAGTTCCAGAGCCTAATGTCGCTCGGCCCCGTATGCGCGGTGGCGAACGAGTTCCTGCGCAACCAGACGGTGCGCAACGAGTACGAGGCGGAAGAGCAATGCGACCGCTTGTTCCACCCCACCCAATACGATATGCCCGTCAACcggctcgcctccgccgccgccgcccgcttctTCGCGCTGCCACCCGACGACGACGTCGACCGCGTCAGccgcctccccgacgcgctcctccGCGACGTCGTCTCCCGCCTCCCCGTCAAGGAcgccgcgcgcaccgccgcgctctCCCGCCGCTGGCGCGGGGTCTGGCGCTCGGCGCCGCTCGTCCTCGCCGACGCGGACCTCCTCCCTGACACCTCCGCCGTGTCCCGCGTCCTCGAGGCGCACCCGGGGCCCTTCCGCTGCGTCCACCTCACCAGCACCCGCGCGGAGGGCTTCCACGGCCTGCTCACGCGCTGGCTCCGGCTCCTCGCCGCCAAGGGCATCCAGGAGCTCGTCCTCGTCAACGCCCGCTGGCCGCTCGACTACTTCCTCCCCGCCAACCTCCTGGGCCTGACCAGCCTCACCCGCCTCTACCTCGGCATGTGGAGGTTCCCCGACACGGCCGGTCTCCGGCGCGCCACCTGCTTTCCCAATCTCCGTGACCTCGGGCTCTGTCACGTCCTCGTGGAGAGAAGGGATCTGGACTTCATCCTCGACAGGAGCCCCGTGCTGGAGACGCTCTGTGTCCAGGGCAATGTGCTCAAGCTTCGCATCCGGCTCGTCAGCCAGAGCCTCCGGTGCGTGCAGGTCATTGGGTGCTTCATCGAAGAGATCTTCGTGCTGGACGCCCCAAATCTTGAGCGGTTCATCTATTCAGATGCTTGGCACCCTGTTGGCAACTGCACCACCACGGTCAAGATCGGCCATGCCCCCAAGCTGCACTTGTTGGGATACTTGGCGTTGGACCCACGGAAGCATGTCCtagatgtcggcaacaacatcattAAG CCTGGGACAGGGATGAGCCCAAGCACCATGCTACCAGGTGTGAAAATCCTGGCTTTGGAGGTGCCTTTCGCAGTCCGCAATGATGTCAAGATGATCCCCAATGTCCTCAGATGCTTTCCGAATGTTGAGACGCTCCACATCATG TCTGGAAAAACTGATCAATCCACTGGCAAGGTCAACCTGAAGTTCTGGCTCGAGTCTGGTACCATAGAATGCATAGAGTCGCGCATCAAGCTGCTGGTTTTCCATGGTTTCCAAGGGGATCGAAGCGAGCTCGCCTTCCTCAAGTTCTTCTTTGAGAGCGCCTTGGCGCTGGAGGAGGCGGTGGTTCTGTTGGCCGCTGATCCGACGGATGAGATGATACGCAAGGTGGTGTTTCTGAAGTACATGGAACGGGCCAGTGAAGCCTCCATACTGTCGGTCGGCCGTTCTGGTCCTCGAGGCTTCGCTCAGAGCGCCAGGAGAGGATCTGATTTCTCCCTCGGCGACCCTTTTGCCAACTATTGCTGCAGCGACTTGTATCGTATGTCATCACCCCGCCCCTTGTACCTGTGCTAG
- the LOC119278159 gene encoding CBS domain-containing protein CBSX6-like, whose translation MAAVFYHHVVGDLTVGKPEIAELSDADTLDDAARAIAGSPEGAVPVWRARAAPDDPPSGARFLGMISAVDIAAFLAGAGAGDRAMRAAVGEVVQPNQDLLREVDPGTRLIDALELMRNGVKRFLVRKNGSWTGITKRFSMLYNGKWMKNSESGSPSSAGSSSMQLSPFVSCAERFCCLSREDILRFLIGCLGALAPIPLSPICTLGAINPHYCHVEASAPAMEAIQKIPGDPCGVAVVETTSDGVRKIIGDISAYKLWKCDYVAAAWALANLSAGQFVIGADENGSTPISAFPLPSISSSLSEEATEPGRSPRLLKKFSSRNIGFLNSQANQVRSMYRGRSSPLMCRSTSSLAAVMAQMLSHRATHVWVTDAEAEEDDVLVGVVGYTDIFAAVTRSSA comes from the exons ATGGCCGCCGTCTTCTACCACCACGTCGTCGGCGACCTCACCGTCGGCAAGCCCGAGATCGCCGAGCTCAGCGACGCAGACACGCTTGACGACGCGGCGCGGGCCATCGCCGGCAGCCCCGAGGGCGCCGTGCCCGTCTGGCGCGCGCGGGCCGCCCCCGACGACCCGCCCTCCGGGGCCCGGTTCCTCGGCATGATCTCCGCCGTCGACATcgccgccttcctcgccggcgccggcgccggcgaccgcGCCATGCGCGCCGCCGTCGGCGAGGTCGTGCAGCCCAACCAGGACCTGCTCCGGGAGGTCGATCCCGGCACCAG GTTGATTGATGCGCTGGAGTTGATGAGGAATGGAGTGAAGCGCTTCCTTGTCCGCAAGAACGGCTCCTGGACAGGCATCACCAAGCGGTTTTCTATGCTTTACAATGGGAAATGGATGAAGAACTCGGAATCGGGATCCCCAAGCTCAGCTGGCAGCAGCAGCATGCAGTTGTCCCCATTTGTCAGTTGCGCGGAGAGGTTTTGCTGCCTGTCAAGGGAAGACATCCTCCGGTTCCTGATCGGGTGCCTCGGCGCCCTCGCGCCCATCCCACTGTCTCCAATCTGTACCCTCGGAGCTATCAACCCGCACTACTGCCACGTCGAGGCGTCTGCGCCAGCCATGGAGGCGATCCAGAAGATCCCTGGGGACCCCTGCGGCGTGGCCGTGGTTGAGACGACATCGGACGGGGTCCGCAAGATCATCGGGGACATCTCTGCCTACAAGCTGTGGAAGTGTGACTACGTGGCGGCCGCGTGGGCGCTGGCGAACCTGTCGGCGGGGCAGTTTGTCATCGGCGCCGACGAGAACGGGTCGACCCCCATCTCCGCCTTCCCGCTGCCTTCCATCAGCTCGTCGTTGTCGGAGGAGGCCACCGAGCCCGGGCGCTCTCCCAGGCTGCTTAAGAAGTTCAGCAGCAGGAACATCGGGTTCCTGAACAGCCAGGCGAACCAGGTGCGGAGCATGTACCGGGGCCGGAGCTCGCCGCTGATGTGCCGGAGCACGAGCTCCCTGGCCGCCGTCATGGCGCAGATGCTGTCCCACCGGGCGACTCACGTGTGGGTGACGGACGCGGAGGCTGAGGAGGATGACGTCCTCGTTGGCGTGGTCGGGTACACGGACATCTTTGCCGCCGTCACCCGGAGCAGCGCCTGA